In Trifolium pratense cultivar HEN17-A07 linkage group LG7, ARS_RC_1.1, whole genome shotgun sequence, a genomic segment contains:
- the LOC123899781 gene encoding protein LURP-one-related 12-like, with product MTLCMDSESTAEKMKEISVVQDGNYVFKEEIHYTVLKTSLFFSGDGFTAYDCHGQLVFRVDSYGPDSRNLDELVLMDPDGRCLLTVRRKRPSLHQRWEGFKGERIDGDKPTFSIKRSSMIGRSHSGVTVEVYNNSNEEYHIEGCFSQRCCTVFNTMKETVAEIHRKVDPTTGVMLGKEVLTLCVKPGFDAAFAMGFVLVLDQISGNNSLDDDATMEPTVHPTTED from the exons ATGACCCTTTGTATGGATTCTGAATCTACCGCAGAAAAAATGAAAGAGATATCAGTGGTGCAAGATGGTAATTACGTCTTCAAAGAAGAGATCCATTACACAGTTCTCAAAACCTCTCTCTTCTTCTCCGGCGATGGTTTCACCGCCTATGATTGTCATGGTCAACTCGTTTTCCGAGTTGACTCATATGGACCTGATTCTCGCAACCTAGATGAGCTTGTTCTTATGGATCCAGATGGCCGTTGTCTCCTCACTGTTCGCCGGAAG AGGCCGAGTTTGCATCAACGGTGGGAAGGTTTTAAAGGTGAAAGAATAGACGGTGATAAACCAACCTTCAGCATAAAAAGATCATCGATGATCGGACGATCACATTCAGGAGTAACAGTAGAGGTGTACAACAACTCTAATGAGGAGTACCATATCGAAGGGTGCTTCTCACAGCGTTGTTGCACCGTTTTTAACACGATGAAGGAAACAGTGGCTGAGATTCATCGTAAAGTGGACCCCACCACAGGTGTTATGCTTGGGAAAGAAGTGTTAACTCTTTGCGTTAAGCCTGGTTTTGATGCTGCTTTTGCAATGGGATTTGTTCTTGTACTTGATCAAATCAGTGGTAATAATTCCCTTGATGATGATGCAACTATGGAGCCTACGGTACACCCTACTACAGAAGATTAA